The window tataaACTTTTGAGCTATATGCCATCAAAATTGAATCCCAGAGAAAATTAATTCTATGGTTCACACTAAGATATATATCTACatgttatataaatttataatgcAACCAAAATCGAATCCCAAACTAACTTACACTgataaaagggaaaaaaaactatCTTACAAACATAAAATAATCTCATATAAAgattaatttttcttatttcaaaaaataatcaaTATATTGAAACGATGAATAATACAAAGAAGCTATTATTCTCACGAAGTGAATATTTATAAgtgaatataaatttatataacatGTATAAATTTATGAATAATACagtttgttaatttttttaacaaactgTATATAAGTGAATATTTATCACAAAGTCTAGGAGTTAaaaattaagagtacacacaacataattaataaataagTTCCGCATTTAAATATAAAAGTCACCGATTCGATAATAATTGTTACAAAATATTCGAATCTTAAAATGACAAATTAATATGTCCTAATACTTATTTAGCAAGTTCATAGAGATATAGTGAAAATTAAAGAAATGCACACAATAAGTAAATTTTGTTCCCATAGTAAGCGATTCTAAAGACACCATATATCGCCATAAGAACGTATCACGAAGCTATCACTTGAATATTATTATCAGCAAACTCCAACAGATGCTTTTACCACTTGCCATATGCATAGTATGCCCTTAAAGAACCAGATCCTTGTTGTGATAATTAATTGAACCGTCCGTCCAAGTTCTCATTCCAATTCCAACCTTGCCTCCTAAGATAACCGTGTAAATTACATGCAATACAAGAGACAAATAAAGAATGATCAGCAATGTAAATAATGCTAATTATCAAAGATCTAAAAAAAGAGCAAAGACATTTGGGAGCTtggacaaaagaaaaaaaaaattgtatggtAAAGAAAAAGTTGATGAATCGTAAATATAAACACGTGAAAAGAGAGACTATGCATGATTCTTCTATTGCGAAGATTAACTAAAAATACGATAGAAGGAATGCAAATTAAAAGCTCTCTATGTATGAAAATAACTGGCGTCAAGGGTACTTACTCTCCTATCATATGTTGAACTTTTGTGACTGCTCCTTCAGCGTTGGATGAACATTGCCAAAGCAATAGAAATCATCTAGTGACTTGGGAAGCCCCAACTCGGGCATCGCTTGAATCTGTGGACAGTCATATATATGTAGCTCTTTGAGAAAGGGAGAAAGTCCTATCTCTGGCAGTGATTGGAGCTGTGGACAGTCACACATCTCCAATCTTTCTAAGAAGGGAAAGTTATGCAGCAGCTCTGTCGGCAGAGATTGTAGTTTCTCGCAATTAAAGAACTTTAGAGATGTAACAGCAGTGAGGCTTCGCATCAATATGGCCTCTTCAAATATCACCTCCTCAGAAGATGATTCAATTTCAAGTTCTGTGATGAATGACAGTGAGTTTCTCAGAGGAAACATTTTAAGCAGAGCAGTGTTGTCCACACATAATTTACGCAGAGACGACAAGCCCCCTGCTTGCTCATCTTCTACATCCAACTGAACCAGCTTAGGACATCCTACGATCCTCAATTCCTCGAGGGAATTAAGGAGTCCTAAGCACTCCATCCATCTCAACTCAGGACATCCTACGATCTTCAATTCCTTGAGGGATTTAAGGTGTCCTAAGCACTCCATCAGTCTCAACTCCACACAGTCAGAGATGTCCAAATATTGCAGTTCTACCAATTGAACCAGAGAAATAGACGTTATGTGTGGACAATGGCTTATTTCCAAGCTAGTAATTAAACAAAGGTTGTGCAAGCAGTCGGGCAAAAGTTTTGAATATTCGCCACAGTAGCTCAACTCCAATCCCTTGAGTGAGGGCGGTAGATGGCAGCCACCTTCTTCGTCATTTTCTGTTTTGCTATTTAATTTGAGCTCGGGACAGTGTTGTATTGTCAATATTTCTAGGGAAGGAGGGAAGGGAGGTAATCTCTTTAGTTTGGGACAATCTCTGACACGAAGTTCACGCATGCAGGGAAATAGATCTTTGCCCTCAGTCCAAGACCACTCCTCCAATGCCCGCAAATTCCATAAATCAAGCACTTTCAACTTGGGAAAACACTTGCCTTCAAATTCATGACTCAGTTGTTTCAAAGCAAACATGTGGTAAATGCGAAGTTCAATCAGATGCAAACGTGGACCAATAAATGGCAGAACGTCATCCCATCCCTTGCAATTTACTAATTCAAGTTTTTCCAATTTGGATAGAACTTTTGGCATCAACCAACTAGGCGACCTACCTCCATGGTACCCTtcaattttcaatattttaagtgattcgtGTGGCTGCAGATCTTCAATTACTTCCTCTTCCAACTTGGCATCCTTCCGATGATTCCATTCTAACACCAATTCTTTTAGATGGACTTTGTTCTTTAACTCAGCATGCTGCGCTTCTTTGCTATCGACAACATTCTCAAGATTTCGAATATGAAGTGATCCATGAAGCTGTGTTAAATCCTTTAGTTGTACAAGATTGAATCCATCGCCCTCTTGAACACTAAACGTTGGCAAATCTTGAAGATTAGCTAGTTTCCATGCATCCTTTGTCATCACCCAATATTCAGCAACAATGTGTCTCAGATTGACCAACTTACCCAATTCTTGTGGTAGAGACTCTAGTTTAGAACAACCATTTACCTTCAGTGTTTGCAAATTATAAAGGTCGCATAATGAGTCGGgcaaatttttaactttaaaattgtaTGATAAATCAAGGTAACGGAGGTGAATCAATTTACCAATATGTTCAGATAACTCCAGCAAGTCACACCAACTTACATCCAGAACACGAATGCTTCttagtttttcaaagaggctatcgGGAGGTGAATTTACCAACGACAAGGTGCGCAACTTGTTGTATCCGGAGAACTCCAACGGCAATTTTCCTTCTTCTACTCGTAGGTGCCGAATAGTGGAAAGCATCTTTGTTTGTTCGTTACTTTTAATTCTACATATCTCTTCCGCAGAAATCATCTCAGCTAAATCATGTATAAGGTCATGCATCACAAATTGATCATATTCAGATTCCTGAAAGAAAGACCTGTTAACAAACTCAAGAAAATAGTCGCTTTCAACCTCTTCCATCCTCTTTGTATCTTCGATGAAGCCTTCGGCCATCCACATTTGAATCAACTCAGCTTTATCAAATTTGTAGTCTTTAGGAAAGAACGAGCAAAAAGCAAAACACTGCTTCAGATTTTCATCAAGATATTGATAACTTAACTGCAGAGCTGGCATAATATCATCTTCATTTTGTTTTACTTTCCATATGTCGCTCTCCATTATGGTGGCCCAGTGTTGCTGGCATATATTTGATTGTAGAACCCTACCAATTGTCTTTGCAGCTAATGGTGAGCCCTTCAACTTGCGAGCAATCTTTCTACCAATGTCTTCTAGCCCCGGATAGTCTTCAGGGCTGAGTGTGCCAAATGAGCATTTCTTGAACAATTGCCAAAAGGCATCTTCGTCTAAACCATGGAGCAAGATTGGTTCCGCCAGGCTAACCATTTTAGAAACTTGCATGTCTCTAGTTGTAACAATGATTTTGCTACCATGAGCTCCGACTTTGAGTAGTGCACAGAATGTCTCCCAGATACTCTTATTATCGCTCCACACGTCGTCAAGAACAAGCAGAAACTTTTTATTCTCAATATGCTCATGGAGTAGTTTTTGAAGAGGTTCTAACCCCATGTTATCATATTGTTTTTGTGGAGTTACTGACTGTATTATAGATTTAGTGAGTCCCTGCACAGTGAAATCGTCAGACACACAAACCCAAATCTTGAGGTGAAAATGATCTTGAACTCTGATGTCTTTGTACGCATACTGAGCAAGAGTAGTCTTTCCAACCCCTCCGATCCCGACAATGGGCAAGACGGAGAAGGTATTGCTGAAAAATCCCGATGCAAGTTCCACCTGATTAGCTAACCCCAACAACCAGTCTACCACTTGATTCAGTTCTTTGTCTCTGCCAAACAATACGTCCGTCACCGGGGAAGAGCATGATTCTCTGGTCTGAAACTTCATCTGATTTGGTTGCTTCCTTCTATCATTTCGTGGTAACACATTAATAATGCTCTTCATACGATTAGCAATTCTCTCCAGCCTTCCTTGCATCTTCCTCACTCTAGCTCTCATATCATCTTCTTCCAAGGAATGAGAAGAACCCAGCAACTTTATTTTTGCAGCATAAAACATGTTTGAAAGGCCACTGGAGCCACTTGCTGCCTTGTCCTCTTCTTCACCTTTGATCTTCTGCCTGAGGGCATGATATTGGAACTCATCTATCAAGTCCTCAGCATCATAAGCAGCGTCCTTGAGTTCCTGTATCAATGTCTTCCATTTGGTGTCGTTGCACCCCCTACTCTGTACCTCGTCAAGGATGATTTGAATCTCCAGCAGCGATGGGTGCAGATTTTCCATGTCCTCAGCGAAACCCCGGCTCTCGGCAAACAGTTGGATGGCTTTGTCGCTGGCCTTATCGATCAAGGTCTGGATGAAGGCCTGCGCGAACCATCCCCCCACCACTGTCAGTGGCACCGCCATCTGATTGCAGAAGAGAACAGATCTGCAGCAAGCCAAAAGAACagcaaaaacaaaacaaagacaGTAGTAATCAAGGGCCAACAAACGCCATGTAGTAGATCGAACTATTGATTTGATTGATGGCAAATTACAAGGATTAATATATATAGCAAAGTAATATATATGTATAAGAGATTTGATTACCTCCAACTCCAAATAAAGTGGATCTACAGGTGATCGTTGCTGCCGTTGAGTGCGCGATGCTTCTGCAAACTACAGAATATTGCTAAAAGGAAGCAAATATTGCTAAAAGGAAGTTGCAGATCAAAGCAAAGTTGGGCGATGCGACTGCAAACTACCGAATACTCTCCGGAAGCAAATATCGCTAAAAGCAAGTTGGATTTCTAAGTCAAACCGTTGACTTCCGTGTTTTGCGGAAGCTGACTCGGCCAGgattaattaaaactatttaatatataatataattacaAAAATGAATGTATCTGAATTGAACGCTTAATTCAATGCAACTAAACTCTCTccccttcaatttttttttttatggaatCTTACTAATCAAACATTAATTACga is drawn from Zingiber officinale cultivar Zhangliang chromosome 1B, Zo_v1.1, whole genome shotgun sequence and contains these coding sequences:
- the LOC122047605 gene encoding putative disease resistance protein RGA1; translated protein: MAVPLTVVGGWFAQAFIQTLIDKASDKAIQLFAESRGFAEDMENLHPSLLEIQIILDEVQSRGCNDTKWKTLIQELKDAAYDAEDLIDEFQYHALRQKIKGEEEDKAASGSSGLSNMFYAAKIKLLGSSHSLEEDDMRARVRKMQGRLERIANRMKSIINVLPRNDRRKQPNQMKFQTRESCSSPVTDVLFGRDKELNQVVDWLLGLANQVELASGFFSNTFSVLPIVGIGGVGKTTLAQYAYKDIRVQDHFHLKIWVCVSDDFTVQGLTKSIIQSVTPQKQYDNMGLEPLQKLLHEHIENKKFLLVLDDVWSDNKSIWETFCALLKVGAHGSKIIVTTRDMQVSKMVSLAEPILLHGLDEDAFWQLFKKCSFGTLSPEDYPGLEDIGRKIARKLKGSPLAAKTIGRVLQSNICQQHWATIMESDIWKVKQNEDDIMPALQLSYQYLDENLKQCFAFCSFFPKDYKFDKAELIQMWMAEGFIEDTKRMEEVESDYFLEFVNRSFFQESEYDQFVMHDLIHDLAEMISAEEICRIKSNEQTKMLSTIRHLRVEEGKLPLEFSGYNKLRTLSLVNSPPDSLFEKLRSIRVLDVSWCDLLELSEHIGKLIHLRYLDLSYNFKVKNLPDSLCDLYNLQTLKVNGCSKLESLPQELGKLVNLRHIVAEYWVMTKDAWKLANLQDLPTFSVQEGDGFNLVQLKDLTQLHGSLHIRNLENVVDSKEAQHAELKNKVHLKELVLEWNHRKDAKLEEEVIEDLQPHESLKILKIEGYHGGRSPSWLMPKVLSKLEKLELVNCKGWDDVLPFIGPRLHLIELRIYHMFALKQLSHEFEGKCFPKLKVLDLWNLRALEEWSWTEGKDLFPCMRELRVRDCPKLKRLPPFPPSLEILTIQHCPELKLNSKTENDEEGGCHLPPSLKGLELSYCGEYSKLLPDCLHNLCLITSLEISHCPHITSISLVQLVELQYLDISDCVELRLMECLGHLKSLKELKIVGCPELRWMECLGLLNSLEELRIVGCPKLVQLDVEDEQAGGLSSLRKLCVDNTALLKMFPLRNSLSFITELEIESSSEEVIFEEAILMRSLTAVTSLKFFNCEKLQSLPTELLHNFPFLERLEMCDCPQLQSLPEIGLSPFLKELHIYDCPQIQAMPELGLPKSLDDFYCFGNVHPTLKEQSQKFNI